Proteins encoded together in one Nostoc sp. PCC 7524 window:
- a CDS encoding cytochrome P450 gives MELKDKVLKNHDRQIKLASRLAKVGYDTTIGKLLRLPIYYMDAFIMLNAWKDFLYIRKKHIGDKFFAVDQAIIHTSHSQVKELMQVEPQVRGNDLGIIRILAPSYLLNNPLSLGMNGNEHTGVRAVFLQALPDPTQKADVLGGLVNQCLSKAAQQGQVQIGEDLPRMLLEILHQLVFQMALSEAEITASNAYIKSLAIASLPNFITKYLLAFRTAPSIKHRQRLIERYQQSPQWAAYLKTGSQYQLNTHQIVNSLFDMIHIAGTAGTSALLGSVIGVLCQNEALRNDVITEINAVWDGKQPPTGQTLEQLTLTHKVILETARLYPPVRFVSQLATQSGEVEIGEQKCPFQKGTRLLGSIFTANRDERRYQNPDNFDVTRDFSDILSWNSQGHERMCPGRSLSIGIIKTFCLYLLKNYQWNSITEVKWDFEKVTAVTPNNLVLQGFAQKI, from the coding sequence ATGGAACTAAAAGATAAAGTCCTGAAAAACCACGATCGCCAGATCAAGCTTGCCTCTCGTCTAGCTAAAGTTGGTTATGACACTACCATTGGTAAACTTCTGCGCTTACCTATCTATTACATGGATGCTTTCATCATGCTCAACGCATGGAAAGACTTTCTCTACATCCGTAAAAAACATATTGGTGACAAATTTTTTGCAGTAGATCAGGCAATCATTCACACTTCTCACAGCCAAGTTAAAGAACTGATGCAAGTTGAGCCGCAAGTGCGGGGCAATGATTTAGGCATCATCAGAATATTAGCCCCTAGCTATCTGCTCAACAATCCTTTGAGTTTAGGCATGAACGGTAATGAACACACCGGGGTGCGGGCTGTGTTCTTGCAAGCCTTACCAGATCCGACTCAAAAGGCTGATGTTTTAGGGGGTTTAGTTAATCAATGCTTGTCAAAAGCGGCTCAACAGGGACAAGTACAGATTGGCGAGGATTTGCCACGAATGCTACTGGAGATTCTGCACCAACTCGTTTTCCAAATGGCGTTATCTGAAGCAGAAATTACCGCTTCCAACGCTTATATCAAAAGTTTAGCGATCGCATCCTTACCGAATTTCATCACTAAATATTTACTGGCGTTTAGAACAGCACCCAGCATTAAACATCGCCAGCGTTTAATTGAGCGATATCAACAGTCTCCTCAATGGGCAGCTTACCTAAAAACAGGCTCTCAGTATCAGTTGAACACACACCAAATTGTTAACAGCCTATTCGATATGATTCATATTGCCGGCACTGCCGGTACAAGTGCGCTGTTAGGATCTGTAATTGGTGTTCTCTGCCAGAATGAAGCGTTAAGAAATGATGTCATCACCGAAATTAATGCTGTTTGGGATGGCAAACAACCACCAACCGGGCAAACTTTAGAACAGTTAACACTCACCCATAAAGTCATCTTAGAAACAGCTCGTCTCTATCCACCTGTCAGATTTGTTAGTCAATTAGCTACTCAGTCTGGTGAAGTAGAGATAGGTGAACAAAAATGTCCCTTCCAAAAAGGTACTCGGTTGCTGGGTTCTATCTTCACAGCCAATCGCGACGAGAGAAGATATCAAAATCCAGATAATTTTGATGTGACACGAGATTTTTCAGATATCTTATCTTGGAATAGTCAAGGACATGAGAGGATGTGTCCAGGTAGATCCTTATCAATTGGCATTATTAAGACGTTCTGTCTTTATCTGTTGAAGAACTATCAATGGAACTCAATTACAGAAGTTAAATGGGATTTTGAAAAAGTGACGGCTGTCACCCCGAATAATTTAGTGTTACAAGGCTTTGCTCAAAAAATCTAA
- a CDS encoding GAF domain-containing sensor histidine kinase, with the protein MIKSVDNKTLHNQMWQRERRAIALLSSLNYRTGKLSSYLHDIACGVSELLEVDWSVVTLCQQGFERVLASSIDMGEGEHVYSLHGSLTGTVMETGNSLAVEDANQHPEYGEVPEGYCAYLGLPLRIATGEVIGTICSFHQQPREFSQEEIQLGELFAERAATAIDNYHLYQQQCQFNQILEAEVEKRTAELRAAQAKLVEQERLAAIGEFAAMIVHEIRNPLTTMIIGLKYFQKNILTEPAQERLSLALGEASRLENLLSEILLYAKPQVLQFCELDVNQFIRELLTAMSEMQEAVSRQIEFIPASVPVKMLGDKDKLKQVFINIVRNACEAVAPGDVIKWEVDTSSPERVCINVCNGGEPIPPEILSRLTQPFFSTKPSGTGLGLAITKRIVNAHGGELSIESDTSTGTTVSVQLPVAHNKLIVNSRV; encoded by the coding sequence TCTTTGAACTATCGGACTGGGAAACTATCTAGCTATCTACATGATATTGCCTGTGGAGTCAGTGAGTTGCTAGAGGTAGACTGGTCAGTAGTCACTTTGTGCCAGCAAGGATTTGAAAGGGTACTTGCCAGTAGTATTGACATGGGCGAGGGTGAACACGTTTATTCACTGCATGGATCATTAACGGGTACTGTCATGGAAACTGGTAACTCTTTAGCAGTGGAAGATGCGAACCAACATCCAGAATATGGCGAAGTTCCAGAAGGTTATTGTGCCTATTTAGGACTACCGTTGCGGATTGCTACAGGGGAAGTGATTGGTACGATCTGCTCTTTTCATCAGCAGCCACGGGAGTTTAGCCAAGAAGAAATTCAACTAGGAGAATTGTTTGCGGAACGTGCCGCTACAGCAATTGATAATTATCATTTGTACCAGCAGCAGTGTCAGTTCAATCAGATTTTAGAGGCTGAGGTAGAAAAACGCACAGCAGAACTACGGGCGGCACAAGCCAAGCTTGTAGAACAGGAACGGCTAGCAGCCATTGGTGAATTTGCGGCGATGATTGTGCATGAAATTCGTAATCCTTTGACTACCATGATCATAGGATTGAAGTATTTTCAAAAAAACATCCTCACTGAACCAGCACAAGAGCGATTATCACTAGCACTTGGCGAAGCCAGCCGATTAGAAAATTTGCTGAGTGAAATTTTGCTTTATGCCAAACCCCAGGTGTTGCAATTTTGTGAATTGGATGTAAATCAATTCATTCGTGAATTGCTAACTGCCATGAGCGAGATGCAAGAAGCAGTTTCACGACAAATCGAATTTATCCCTGCGTCAGTGCCAGTCAAGATGCTGGGAGACAAAGATAAGCTCAAACAAGTTTTTATTAATATTGTCCGCAATGCCTGTGAAGCCGTTGCCCCAGGAGATGTGATTAAATGGGAAGTAGACACTTCTTCTCCAGAGAGGGTGTGTATTAATGTTTGCAATGGTGGTGAACCAATCCCCCCAGAAATTTTATCAAGACTAACTCAGCCATTCTTCTCTACAAAACCTAGTGGTACAGGTTTAGGACTTGCCATTACCAAACGCATAGTCAATGCTCATGGTGGGGAGTTATCTATTGAGTCTGATACATCAACAGGTACTACAGTCAGTGTTCAATTACCTGTGGCTCATAACAAACTTATCGTAAATTCAAGGGTTTAA
- a CDS encoding lipoxygenase family protein has product MNVASADNSRSSPSNHNLDIARQQYQYNYTHIPPLAMVNQLPPAEEFTTRWYCLLAKELRLIFINTLIVNRGNRGFKSVKDDVIAFLLEALIKGAIPFRLGVIARLLQILPQFLLRSVSKDLRELDDLFLSLLKEIGLSIFTDSLNRITKLLFEKQPKGRVTSLKDYEKLLPVLGLPKIASTYQEDEVFAYMQVAGYNPLMIKRVTSPGDRFPVTDEHYQAVMGSDDSLAAAGEDGRLYLADYGILDGAINGTHPKLQKYVYAPLALFAVPKGADAHRLLRPVAIQCGQTPDADHPIITPNSGKYAWLFAKTIVLIADANFHEAVSHLARTHLFVGVFVMATHRQLPSNHPLSLLLRPHFEGTLAINNAAQENLIARDGGVDLLLSSTIDNSRILAVRGLQSYNFNAAMLPKQLKQRGVDDPNLLPVYPYRDDALLIWDAIRDWVSDYLKLYYPTDADVEKDAALQAWATEAQAYEGGRITGFGEDGGIKTREYLIDAVTLIIFTASVQHAAVNFPQKDIMGYAPVVPLAGYMPASTLKGEVTEQDYLNLLPPLEQAQGQYNLLYLLGSVYYNKLGQYPQPHFTDPQVTSLLQSFQDKLQLIEDTINQRNLNRPAYEYLLPSKIPQSINI; this is encoded by the coding sequence ATGAATGTGGCATCAGCAGATAATTCGAGAAGTTCCCCCAGCAACCACAACTTGGATATAGCTAGGCAGCAATATCAATATAACTACACCCATATTCCCCCTTTGGCGATGGTGAATCAACTGCCACCTGCGGAAGAGTTCACCACTCGTTGGTATTGTTTATTAGCTAAAGAATTACGCCTGATTTTTATCAATACCCTGATTGTCAACCGGGGTAATCGTGGTTTTAAGTCGGTGAAAGATGATGTCATTGCGTTTCTTTTAGAAGCTTTGATTAAGGGAGCCATCCCATTTCGCCTGGGTGTAATTGCCAGACTGCTGCAAATTCTCCCCCAATTTCTGCTGCGTAGCGTCTCTAAAGATTTGCGGGAACTGGATGATCTGTTTTTATCACTACTTAAGGAAATTGGACTGTCAATTTTTACAGATTCACTCAACCGCATCACTAAGCTGTTATTTGAGAAACAACCCAAAGGACGCGTAACCAGTCTCAAGGATTACGAAAAATTGCTACCAGTGTTGGGATTGCCCAAGATTGCCAGCACTTATCAAGAAGATGAAGTTTTTGCTTATATGCAAGTGGCTGGTTATAATCCCTTAATGATTAAGCGGGTAACTAGCCCAGGCGATCGCTTCCCAGTCACAGACGAGCATTACCAAGCCGTGATGGGTAGTGATGATTCCTTAGCAGCAGCCGGGGAAGACGGTAGACTTTATCTGGCAGACTATGGGATTTTAGATGGTGCGATCAATGGTACACACCCAAAACTACAAAAGTATGTCTACGCACCTCTGGCACTGTTTGCTGTACCCAAAGGCGCAGATGCTCACCGTTTACTCCGCCCAGTAGCCATTCAATGTGGACAAACCCCAGACGCAGATCACCCCATCATTACCCCTAACTCTGGTAAATACGCCTGGCTGTTTGCCAAAACTATTGTCCTCATCGCCGATGCCAACTTTCACGAAGCCGTCAGCCACCTAGCTAGAACACACCTGTTTGTGGGTGTATTCGTGATGGCAACCCATCGGCAACTCCCAAGCAATCATCCCCTCAGCCTGTTGTTACGCCCCCATTTCGAGGGTACATTAGCCATCAATAATGCCGCCCAAGAGAACCTCATCGCTCGTGATGGAGGTGTTGATCTATTACTTTCATCAACTATTGATAACTCTCGTATTTTAGCCGTGCGTGGATTGCAAAGCTATAACTTCAACGCAGCCATGTTACCCAAGCAACTCAAACAGCGTGGTGTGGATGATCCCAACCTATTACCTGTTTATCCTTACCGAGATGATGCCCTGTTAATCTGGGATGCTATCCGTGATTGGGTGTCAGACTACCTCAAGCTTTACTATCCTACAGATGCAGATGTGGAAAAAGACGCAGCCTTACAAGCATGGGCAACCGAAGCCCAAGCTTACGAAGGTGGTAGAATTACTGGCTTTGGTGAAGATGGAGGTATCAAAACCAGAGAATATCTAATTGATGCGGTAACACTGATCATTTTCACCGCCAGTGTTCAACACGCGGCGGTAAACTTTCCCCAGAAAGATATCATGGGCTATGCCCCAGTTGTCCCACTAGCCGGTTATATGCCAGCCTCAACCCTCAAGGGAGAAGTGACTGAGCAAGACTACCTCAACTTGCTGCCTCCACTAGAACAAGCACAAGGGCAATATAACTTACTTTACTTATTAGGATCTGTGTATTACAACAAACTCGGTCAATATCCACAACCACACTTTACTGATCCACAAGTAACATCCTTATTGCAAAGCTTCCAAGATAAACTCCAGCTAATTGAAGACACCATCAATCAGCGCAATTTAAACCGCCCAGCCTATGAATATTTGCTCCCTTCCAAGATTCCCCAGAGTATTAATATTTAA
- a CDS encoding MotA/TolQ/ExbB proton channel family protein yields MATINNFFTSGGIVMWPLLGFSLLAVALIIERLIFWVKVTGKQNRVIQEVLKLYRLDNVVGAINTLQQNIDLPLARVFLAALELDEPTPEEFRLALESEAQAEIPLLKRFQNIFDTIIGLAPLLGLLGTVLGLIVAFASLNIGDVGGTKTVGVTSGISEALVSTASGLVVAIFTLFFANTFRGLYQRQIARIQEYGGQLELLYRRRYERERKDKS; encoded by the coding sequence ATGGCAACTATTAATAATTTTTTTACATCTGGTGGCATAGTTATGTGGCCTCTGCTGGGATTTTCATTATTGGCAGTGGCACTAATTATCGAAAGATTAATCTTTTGGGTAAAAGTCACTGGTAAGCAAAACCGAGTGATACAAGAAGTCCTCAAACTTTATCGTCTAGATAATGTAGTTGGTGCTATAAATACATTGCAGCAAAATATAGATTTGCCCCTGGCGCGGGTTTTTCTAGCTGCCTTAGAATTAGATGAGCCAACACCAGAGGAATTTCGTCTGGCTCTAGAAAGTGAAGCACAAGCTGAAATTCCCCTACTCAAACGCTTTCAAAATATTTTTGACACAATTATAGGTTTAGCACCCCTTTTGGGGCTTTTGGGGACTGTTTTAGGATTAATTGTTGCCTTTGCCTCTCTGAATATTGGTGATGTGGGAGGTACAAAAACAGTTGGTGTTACCTCTGGAATTAGTGAGGCTTTAGTATCTACGGCATCAGGATTAGTGGTGGCGATATTTACACTTTTCTTTGCCAATACCTTCCGGGGACTATATCAACGTCAGATTGCCAGGATTCAAGAGTATGGCGGACAGTTAGAATTACTCTACCGTCGGCGTTATGAAAGAGAAAGAAAAGATAAATCTTAA